The window GTCTCACCACCAACTCCCTCGGGAAACAGGTATTTCATGCTAATTGTGGATGACTTTAGCAGAGTGATGTGGGTGCACCTGATGAAGACAAAAGACGAAGCCTTACAGTTGTTCAAGAATTTTAGAAAGAAAGTTGAAACCGAGACAGGGGAGAAGGTGAAAGTTTTTAGAACAGATAGGGGAGGTGAGTTCTTGTCGAATGAATTCACAAGATATTGCAAGGAGACTGGAATAGAGAGGCAATACACATCTCCCTactctccacaacaaaatggagtagtagagaGACGAAATCGAACGGTATTGGAGATGGTAAGGTGCAATTTGAAAACAATGACAATGCCAGACAGTCTATGGGGAGAAGCAGTGTCAcactctgtttatgttttaaaTAGAGTTCAAACGAAAGCCTTGAAGAACTCAACCCCGTACGAAGCTTGGACTGGGAGAAAGCCTAATATCGACCACCTCAGAGTGTTCGGATACGTAGCTCACATGAAGGTCACGAAGGGATACTTAAAGAAGCTCGAAGAGAGAAGCATGCCATTGGTCCATCTGGGAGTTGAAAAAGGCTCAAAAGCATATAGACTATTAGACCCAGATACAGGAAAAATGTATGTGAGTCGAGACGTAGTATTTGAAGAAAATCGAGCTTGGAATTGGAAAGAAAGTGCAAAGATCAGGGCAACACCGGAGATGAGCTTTATAGTGGAAGGATTTAATCTTGATGATGATTTTTTTGACGATGAAGATAGTTGGGGTGAATGGGTACCGGACACGCCGGACCAAGAAGTAAACCCGCCTCCAATTAGTGAAAACCGGGTCAATTTTGACCAGTCAAAGAACTCGGGTCATCCAGATGAAAGTCAAACGGATACCCCGATAAATTCCCCAGCGATCCCCAATTCACCCATTTATCAAACTTCCCCAATGTCACCAACGAGTACAGCTTCAAGCTCCACCGGCGGAGGTGCCCCAAAGCGATACCGGCTTCTTACTGATCTATACGAAGCCACATAAGAAATCGATATACCCCCCGAAGAATTGCTATTGTGTCACAGTGATGGGGAACCATCATCATACAAAGAAGCTAGTAAAAAGAAAGAGTGGCGAGATGCAATGAAGGTGGAATTAGATGTAATTGAGCGAAATAACACATGGAGACTGGTCGATCTCCCACAGAATCGGAAGGTGATTGGCGTAAAGTGGGTGTTTAAAGTAAAAAGAGATCCGATGGGAAAGATTATCAAGCACAAAGCGAGATTAGTGGCGAGGGGATATGTGCAGAAACAGGGTATTGACTATGGCGAAGTGTTTGCACCTGTAGCTAGAATTGAAACAGTCAGATTGGTTCTGGCCCTCGCAGCTACACATGGATGGAAGGTGCACCATCTAGACGTGAAGTCAACGTTTCTGAATGGCGAGATAGAAGAAGGGGTCTATGTATCTCAACCAGAAGGCTATCAGAAGAAGGGCAAAACTCACAAAGTACTGAAGCTCTCTAAAGCCCTGTacggactcaaacaagctcccaGAGCTTGGAACTCATGCCTAGACAAATACTTGAAAGGATTGGGATTCAAGCGGTGCCCTCAAGAATACTCAGTCTAcacaaggaagaagaaggagagcaCACTCATTGTTGGGGTCTATGTCGATGATCTTCTAGTCACAGGGAGCTCATCTGATGAAGTCAAGAAGTTTAAGATGGAAATGAGTGCAAAATTCAAAATGAGTGACTTGGGATAGCATACTATCTGGGAATTGAGGTATGTCAACAAGACCACTATATCACTTTGAAACAAGAGAGTTATGCTAGGAAACTCTTAGAAAAAACACGCATGCTTGACTGCAATCCTACTAAGTGTCCCATGGAGCACAAACTGTCACTGACCAAAGAAGGAAATGGGGAATTGGTGAATCCCACAGAGTACAGAGGCATTGTAGGTGGACTTAGGTACCTGAACCATACAAGACCAGACCTATCTTTTGCTATGGGTGTTGTCAGTCGCTTCATGGAAACACCCACCATGGCCCGTCTACAAGATGTGAAAGGAATACTGAGATACATAAAAGGAACCATGGATCATGGGCTAATCTACACACAGGGAGAGAAGAAGATTATAGTCACAGGGTTCTCAGATAGCAATCATGCAAAAGATGTAGAAGACAGGAGAAGTACAGGGGGTATGGTCTTCTATGTAAATGGGAACATGGTCACGTGGTCCTCACAAAAACAGAGGTGCGTAGCTCTGTCCTCTTGTGAGGCTGAGTTCATGGCTGCCACCATGACAGCATGCCAAGGTATCTGGTTAAGAAGGCTACAAACAGAAATAATAGGTCAGAGAATCTCTCCTGTGAAGATGTTTGTTGATAATAAATCGGCTCTAGAACTGATGAAGAA of the Lactuca sativa cultivar Salinas chromosome 6, Lsat_Salinas_v11, whole genome shotgun sequence genome contains:
- the LOC122194840 gene encoding secreted RxLR effector protein 161-like, with the protein product MEHKLSLTKEGNGELVNPTEYRGIVGGLRYLNHTRPDLSFAMGVVSRFMETPTMARLQDVKGILRYIKGTMDHGLIYTQGEKKIIVTGFSDSNHAKDVEDRRSTGGMVFYVNGNMVTWSSQKQRCVALSSCEAEFMAATMTACQGIWLRRLQTEIIGQRISPVKMFVDNKSALELMKNPVFHGRSKHIDVRFHFIRECVENGEIEVAHVDGKEQKADMLTKALTRVKHEEMCRMIGIKKIENQN